In Asanoa sp. WMMD1127, one genomic interval encodes:
- a CDS encoding sigma 54-interacting transcriptional regulator produces the protein MTDTSPHDLPRTVGELRAAGHTYRTVKEELRANLLERMRSGQPRFPGIVGYDQTVLPEVERAILAGHDMVLLGERGQGKTRLIRSLVDLLDEWTPVIPGSELNEHPLHPLTPSSRREVAENGDDQPVAWLHRSMRYGEKLATPDTSVGDLVGDVDPIRVAQGRTLGDPETIHFGLVSRTNRGIFAVNELPDLAERIQVSLLNVLEERDIQIRGYQLRLPLDVLLVASANPEDYTNRGRIITPLKDRFGAEIRTHYPLELDLELDLVRQEAQLAAVVPDHVLEVVARFARGVRESPSVDARSGVSARFPIAAAETVAAAALRRSGLLGESEAVARIGDAESVTSTLRGKVEFESGEEGREIEILAHLLRTATAETFRARLAGLDLSSFVNLVAEGEIVETGELVPADEILRQVGTLPGLAKVLDRLGLGDAPTRGEAAAGVEFVLEGLHLTRRMSKVSGEGRTMYGSRE, from the coding sequence GTGACAGATACTTCGCCGCACGACCTGCCCCGCACGGTCGGGGAGCTGCGTGCCGCCGGCCACACCTACCGGACGGTCAAGGAGGAGCTCCGGGCCAACCTGCTGGAGCGGATGCGCTCCGGCCAGCCCCGGTTCCCGGGCATCGTCGGCTACGACCAGACGGTGCTGCCGGAGGTCGAGCGGGCCATCCTGGCCGGTCACGACATGGTGCTGCTGGGCGAGCGTGGCCAGGGCAAGACCCGGCTGATCCGCTCGCTGGTCGACCTGCTCGACGAGTGGACACCCGTCATCCCCGGCTCCGAACTCAACGAACACCCCCTGCACCCGCTGACGCCCTCGTCGCGCCGCGAGGTCGCGGAGAACGGCGACGACCAGCCGGTCGCCTGGCTGCACCGCTCGATGCGCTACGGCGAGAAGCTGGCCACACCGGACACCAGCGTCGGCGACCTCGTCGGCGACGTCGACCCGATCCGGGTGGCACAGGGCCGCACCCTCGGCGACCCCGAGACGATCCACTTCGGACTCGTGTCGCGCACCAACCGCGGCATCTTCGCCGTCAACGAGCTGCCCGACCTGGCCGAGCGGATCCAGGTCAGCTTGCTCAACGTGCTCGAGGAGCGTGACATCCAGATCCGCGGCTACCAGCTGCGGCTGCCGCTCGACGTGCTGCTGGTGGCCAGTGCCAACCCCGAGGACTACACCAACCGCGGCCGGATCATCACGCCGCTCAAGGACCGGTTCGGCGCCGAGATCCGCACGCACTACCCGCTGGAGCTCGACCTCGAGCTCGATCTGGTGCGCCAGGAGGCCCAGCTGGCGGCCGTCGTACCCGATCATGTCCTCGAAGTGGTCGCGCGGTTCGCCCGTGGGGTCCGCGAGTCGCCGTCGGTCGACGCCCGCTCCGGCGTGTCGGCGCGGTTCCCGATCGCGGCGGCCGAGACGGTCGCCGCCGCCGCGCTGCGTCGCTCCGGCCTGCTCGGCGAGTCCGAGGCGGTGGCCCGGATCGGCGACGCGGAGTCGGTGACCAGCACCCTGCGCGGCAAGGTCGAGTTCGAGAGCGGCGAGGAGGGGCGCGAGATCGAGATCCTGGCCCACCTGCTGCGTACGGCCACCGCCGAGACCTTCCGCGCCCGGCTCGCCGGTCTCGACCTGTCCAGCTTCGTCAACCTGGTCGCCGAGGGCGAGATCGTCGAGACCGGCGAGCTCGTGCCGGCCGACGAGATCCTCCGCCAGGTCGGCACCCTGCCGGGCCTGGCCAAGGTGCTCGACCGGCTGGGCCTGGGCGACGCGCCGACTCGCGGCGAGGCGGCCGCCGGCGTCGAGTTCGTGCTCGAAGGCCTGCACCTGACCCGGCGGATGTCCAAGGTCAGTGGCGAGGGACGCACGATGTACGGCAGCCGGGAATGA
- a CDS encoding class I SAM-dependent methyltransferase has product MSPYLDAAAWQESWDRQQEAFLPDREERFTAMLDIVEAVAGPAPRVLDLAGGTGSISLRALRRFPRGTTTLVDVDPVLLTIARASLDDRTAIVATDLRDPAWSRELPHDGYDAVLSATALHWLDADRLATLYGEVATLLRPGGVLVNADHMPDAGLPELSATLRDRARDRRTARYAAGAALSWPGWWDLVAQDETLAPRFAERKEIFDSTQHNDWTPPAEWHVTALRAAGFREVGLAWRGGTDAAVVGVR; this is encoded by the coding sequence ATGAGTCCTTACCTTGACGCGGCCGCGTGGCAGGAGAGCTGGGATCGCCAGCAGGAGGCGTTCCTGCCGGACCGCGAGGAGCGGTTCACCGCGATGCTCGACATCGTCGAGGCCGTCGCCGGCCCGGCGCCCCGGGTCCTCGACCTGGCCGGCGGCACCGGCTCGATCTCGCTGCGGGCGCTGCGTCGATTTCCCCGCGGCACCACGACGCTGGTCGACGTCGACCCGGTGCTGCTCACCATCGCCCGGGCAAGCCTCGACGACCGCACCGCGATCGTCGCCACCGACCTGCGCGACCCGGCCTGGAGTCGCGAGCTGCCGCACGACGGCTACGACGCGGTGCTCAGCGCCACCGCGCTGCACTGGCTCGACGCGGACCGGCTGGCCACCCTCTACGGCGAGGTCGCGACCCTGCTGCGGCCGGGCGGTGTGCTGGTCAACGCCGACCACATGCCCGACGCGGGCCTGCCCGAGCTCAGCGCCACCCTGCGCGACCGGGCCCGCGACCGCCGCACCGCCCGCTACGCCGCCGGGGCCGCGCTCTCCTGGCCGGGCTGGTGGGACCTGGTCGCCCAGGACGAGACGCTCGCCCCCCGCTTTGCCGAACGTAAGGAGATCTTCGACAGCACCCAGCACAACGACTGGACCCCGCCGGCCGAGTGGCACGTCACGGCCCTGCGCGCCGCCGGCTTCCGCGAGGTCGGCCTGGCCTGGCGCGGCGGCACCGACGCCGCCGTGGTCGGCGTCCGCTAG
- a CDS encoding TrmH family RNA methyltransferase, translating to MKITTRNAAFQQWQALLTNRNKRQRAGEFLVQGVRPISLAVEHGWEIRQLIFPAGRRLSEWAATLLDKVVEPVEMAPELHAELGEKSDAELVAVVGLPPDRLDRLGHHVPDRAGAPLYVLFDRPTSPGNLGTLIRSADAFGAEGLVVCGHAADPYDPRAVRASTGSIFALPVVRTSATAEVLEWAAPLRLVGTDERATVDVADADLRGPTLLLVGNETVGLSSALRQAADEMVRIPIGGAASSLNAAAAATIVLYEAARQRTRREP from the coding sequence GTGAAGATCACGACGCGGAACGCGGCGTTCCAGCAGTGGCAGGCGCTGCTGACCAACCGCAACAAGCGCCAGCGGGCGGGCGAGTTCCTGGTGCAGGGCGTACGCCCGATCAGCCTGGCGGTCGAGCACGGCTGGGAGATCCGACAGTTGATCTTTCCGGCCGGCCGGCGGCTGTCCGAGTGGGCGGCCACCCTGCTCGACAAGGTGGTCGAGCCGGTCGAGATGGCTCCTGAGCTGCACGCAGAGCTGGGGGAGAAGTCCGACGCGGAGCTGGTCGCGGTCGTCGGCCTGCCGCCGGACCGGCTGGACCGGCTCGGTCACCACGTGCCCGACCGGGCCGGGGCGCCGCTCTACGTGCTCTTCGACCGGCCGACCTCGCCCGGCAACCTGGGCACCCTGATCCGCTCCGCGGACGCGTTCGGGGCCGAGGGCCTGGTGGTGTGCGGGCACGCCGCCGACCCCTACGACCCCCGCGCGGTGCGGGCCAGCACCGGGTCGATCTTCGCGCTGCCGGTGGTCCGGACGTCGGCGACCGCCGAGGTCCTGGAGTGGGCGGCGCCGCTGCGGCTGGTCGGCACCGACGAGCGGGCCACGGTCGACGTCGCGGACGCGGACCTGCGCGGGCCGACGCTGCTGCTGGTCGGCAACGAGACCGTCGGCCTGAGCAGCGCCCTGCGGCAGGCCGCCGACGAGATGGTCCGCATCCCGATCGGCGGCGCCGCCTCGTCCCTCAACGCGGCGGCGGCGGCCACGATCGTGCTCTACGAGGCCGCCCGCCAGCGCACCCGTCGCGAGCCCTAG
- a CDS encoding FAD-dependent oxidoreductase, which produces MGIPQRARVVVIGGGVIGTSVAYHLAAAGWTDVVLLERDKLTSGTTWHAAGLMVTFGSLSETSTEMRKYTRDLYARLEAETGQSTGLKQVGFIEVAADEDRLEEYRRVSAFNRYCGIDVQEIGPGEIKELFPLARTDDLLAGFYVADDGRANPVDVTMALAKGARLRGATIVEGVPVTGVLRCGGTVTGVRTPQGDIEAEYVVNCAGMWARQLGEQAGVSIPLQAAEHYYLITEPIDGVTGDLPVLEDPSSYGYYREEGAGLMVGLFEAECAPWHVDRVPESFSFGTIPPDWDRMAPYLEKAMARVPITGEVGVRTFFCGPESFTPDLSPVFGEAPELRNYFVAAGLNSIGILTGGGIGRALAQWIVDGRPDVDVTGMNIDRLERYQSTPDYRATRTVESLGKVYATHFPGLSMKTARGAKLSPVHSRLVEQRAYFRDVSGWEGADWYAPEGAQPHVEKLSWGRQNWFPYWEAEHRACREGVILMDMSFMSKYLVRGDDAGTALDHLSAGAVNGEAGRITYTQWLNEAGTLEADLTVTKLADDAFWVVASDTAHRHALSMMERAFAGRHAFVTDVTGGWAQLNVQGPRSRALLQSVTSADLSDEAFPFRTAGEIDLGFARVLCVRITYLGELGYELYIPAEQAIHVYDRLTAAGAAFGLRHAGLKALSSLRMEKGYRDYGHDIDNTDSVLEAGLGFAVALDKPGGFVGRDAVLARKAAGPLHRRLVQVLLTDPEPLMFHGEVVRRDGVAVGYVRAASYGFTLGGAVGLAMLSRDDGAGLDQAWLDGGEWTVEVAGRTVPARCSLRPLYDPANTRIRG; this is translated from the coding sequence GTGGGTATTCCGCAGCGGGCGCGCGTCGTGGTGATCGGCGGTGGGGTGATCGGCACGTCGGTCGCCTACCACCTGGCGGCCGCCGGGTGGACCGACGTCGTGCTCCTCGAACGCGACAAGCTGACCTCCGGCACCACCTGGCACGCGGCGGGGCTCATGGTCACCTTCGGCTCGCTCTCCGAGACCTCGACCGAGATGCGGAAGTACACCCGCGACCTCTACGCCCGGCTGGAGGCCGAGACCGGCCAGTCCACCGGCCTCAAGCAGGTCGGGTTCATCGAGGTGGCGGCCGACGAGGACCGGCTCGAGGAATACCGCCGGGTGTCGGCGTTCAACCGCTACTGCGGCATCGACGTGCAGGAGATCGGCCCCGGCGAGATCAAGGAACTGTTCCCGCTCGCCCGCACCGACGACCTGCTGGCCGGCTTCTACGTCGCCGACGACGGGCGGGCCAACCCCGTCGACGTGACGATGGCCCTGGCCAAGGGCGCTCGGCTACGCGGCGCCACGATCGTCGAGGGCGTGCCGGTGACCGGCGTGCTGCGCTGCGGCGGCACCGTGACCGGCGTGCGCACCCCGCAGGGCGACATCGAGGCCGAGTACGTCGTCAACTGCGCCGGCATGTGGGCCCGGCAGCTGGGCGAGCAGGCCGGGGTGAGCATCCCGCTGCAGGCCGCCGAGCACTACTACCTGATCACCGAGCCGATCGACGGCGTGACCGGCGACCTGCCGGTGCTGGAGGACCCGTCCTCCTACGGCTACTACCGCGAGGAGGGCGCCGGCCTGATGGTCGGCCTCTTCGAGGCGGAGTGCGCCCCCTGGCACGTCGACCGGGTCCCCGAGTCCTTCTCGTTCGGCACGATCCCGCCCGACTGGGACCGGATGGCGCCCTACCTGGAGAAGGCGATGGCCCGCGTCCCGATCACCGGCGAGGTCGGCGTGCGCACGTTCTTCTGCGGCCCGGAGTCGTTCACGCCCGACCTGTCGCCGGTCTTCGGCGAGGCGCCGGAGCTGCGCAACTATTTCGTCGCCGCCGGGCTCAACTCGATCGGCATCCTGACCGGCGGCGGCATCGGCCGCGCGTTGGCCCAGTGGATCGTCGACGGGCGGCCCGACGTCGACGTGACGGGGATGAACATCGACCGGCTGGAGCGCTACCAGTCCACACCGGACTACCGCGCGACGCGTACGGTCGAGTCGCTCGGCAAGGTCTATGCCACCCACTTCCCCGGCCTGTCGATGAAGACCGCGCGCGGCGCGAAGCTGTCGCCGGTGCACTCGCGGCTGGTCGAGCAGCGCGCCTACTTCCGCGACGTCAGCGGCTGGGAGGGCGCCGACTGGTACGCGCCGGAAGGCGCGCAGCCCCACGTGGAGAAGCTCTCCTGGGGTCGCCAGAACTGGTTCCCCTACTGGGAAGCCGAGCACCGCGCCTGCCGCGAGGGCGTGATCCTGATGGACATGTCGTTCATGTCCAAATACCTGGTACGCGGCGACGACGCGGGCACCGCCCTCGACCACCTGTCGGCCGGGGCGGTCAACGGCGAGGCCGGCCGGATCACCTACACCCAGTGGCTCAACGAGGCCGGCACGCTGGAGGCCGACCTCACCGTCACCAAGCTCGCCGACGACGCGTTCTGGGTGGTCGCCTCCGACACGGCGCACCGGCACGCGCTGTCCATGATGGAGCGCGCGTTCGCCGGCCGGCACGCGTTCGTCACCGACGTCACCGGCGGCTGGGCCCAGCTCAACGTGCAGGGCCCGCGGTCCCGCGCGCTGCTCCAGTCGGTGACCAGCGCCGACCTGTCCGACGAGGCGTTCCCGTTCCGCACCGCCGGCGAGATCGACCTCGGCTTCGCGCGCGTGCTCTGCGTCCGCATCACCTACCTCGGCGAGCTGGGCTACGAGCTCTACATCCCGGCGGAGCAGGCGATCCACGTCTACGACCGGCTGACCGCGGCCGGAGCGGCGTTCGGCCTGCGGCACGCGGGCCTCAAGGCGCTGTCCAGCCTGCGGATGGAGAAGGGCTACCGCGACTACGGGCACGACATCGACAACACCGACTCGGTGCTGGAGGCCGGCCTCGGCTTCGCGGTGGCGCTGGACAAGCCGGGCGGCTTCGTCGGCCGCGACGCCGTGCTGGCCCGCAAGGCCGCCGGACCGCTGCACCGCCGCCTGGTCCAGGTGCTGCTGACCGACCCCGAACCGCTGATGTTCCACGGCGAGGTGGTCCGCCGCGACGGCGTTGCCGTGGGCTACGTGCGGGCCGCGTCCTACGGCTTCACCCTCGGCGGCGCGGTCGGTCTGGCCATGCTGAGCCGGGACGACGGCGCCGGGCTCGACCAGGCCTGGTTGGACGGTGGCGAGTGGACGGTCGAGGTGGCCGGCCGGACCGTGCCTGCCCGGTGCTCGCTGCGGCCCCTCTATGACCCGGCCAACACCCGCATCCGCGGATAG
- a CDS encoding SGNH/GDSL hydrolase family protein has product MCRRSWLRAVPLAVLTALAILVPAAAWAAPQPPPEPTSTTPAAALPPGAVPPADRARVLPPDWRTSADLAWTTTGDASGFHVLVARATTGYQWRTVATLVERGFDADRWIGNACLTASGNRLVVVYAPRTFTNKVDLFDRGGFTAVVDLATGRVTKLPIQSTLAYFNPGCGAGERAVVTQLGGEQDERTSRNRSRVTEVDASAAKLGRPIEVAAEVTSAVPTTAGIVAAGGAGLLRVAPDGRLTRLADTEGTAFHVRADGGDGVVFLDRTGQQARARRLAPDGGVRTLATGAVGQLGLAPGTRGRVFLTGRPSSVASLPAEVTRIAADARAEVSTLGRVAINRLSAIKAGDGGDPAAARPVRIEATMVGTGEAVAFGVQPSTGDQPTGFAAGTTNSGEAVHPALAQRSTRPGWSPGSPTNPVDTDAWCSVRRNEPNNQAMQPKPRQVEWAVDQAITNTPYAAREANWKNLGMPAYSPLDYFPRIVLLGGGRVPAQIMLGILAQESNLWQASGIAVPGVTANPLIGNFYGRPIYDGTETNDWDIHWDKADCGYGVAQVTDGMRAEGFEKPNERALDYDQQRAVALDFAANVAAGVRILQSKWNQTRGGGLVIGNGDPARLENWFFAIWAYNSGFYPDTGGGQPWGVGWANNPVNPKYPADRDPFLEFTYDDARHPQDWPYPEKVLGFAGNPPDLLEAPDTYVSAYRPAWWTSDANKAAVKPPTDLFCKASNQCDTNLRIKPNAPDVANEPAGPCAHQNLAGQYDLRCWWNQPTTWKNPDQMGYELLRFDPGYAYQADATSYAPRCSPNLGLPANTLVIDDVADNVPSVRPNCPRGFTNSGSLTWQFGADNNTYPAKVDFHQIGGGLAGHFWFAHTRLDTSANAKMHVTGTWRLNQSLVNTWARVLVHMPDQGAHTRQALYKINLGSNDIKERYLPQRTREHRWVSLGAFKFTGTPSVELSTKTRDGTGEEDVAWDAIAFQKLPGKPRHQVVALGDSYTSGEGASSTDGADYYRESDYKVLEFTPDGDVTKAKNVCHRSRNAWPRQGKLSDDSKTIGQRADEFDFKLDFHFGACAWAETEWMLPYHSVPGTPVNAFGEHGRDNWGEVPQLDSGFLDDNTTLVVFSIGGNDARFSPVFEQCIYGTVRVCQNSTLDGDTKNMADAEHELIQGKVKDSIKIVIDEVHKKAPNAKILLMGYPRLLEALGSCILGIGTEEAPWLNQMADEIAGMMDAAVNEMRAAPKNIPVWFANPISAFAGKAICGNPESVHGIVTQAAKGEGGYWPDWLPVDWNSFGVSQQSFHPKTSGAAIYGQVFTNAAQSQLGL; this is encoded by the coding sequence ATGTGTCGTCGATCCTGGCTGCGAGCCGTGCCGCTCGCCGTCCTGACCGCGCTCGCCATCCTCGTCCCCGCGGCCGCCTGGGCCGCGCCCCAGCCACCACCTGAGCCGACCTCGACGACGCCGGCGGCCGCCCTGCCACCCGGCGCGGTGCCGCCGGCCGACCGCGCCCGCGTGCTGCCACCGGACTGGCGCACGTCGGCCGACCTCGCCTGGACGACCACCGGCGACGCCAGCGGCTTCCATGTGCTGGTCGCCCGGGCCACCACCGGCTACCAGTGGCGCACCGTCGCCACCCTGGTCGAGCGCGGCTTCGACGCGGACCGGTGGATCGGCAACGCCTGCCTGACCGCCTCCGGCAACCGCCTGGTGGTGGTCTACGCGCCGCGTACCTTCACCAACAAGGTCGACCTGTTCGACCGCGGCGGCTTCACCGCGGTCGTCGACCTCGCCACCGGGCGGGTCACCAAGCTGCCCATCCAGTCCACACTGGCCTATTTCAACCCGGGCTGCGGCGCGGGCGAGCGAGCCGTCGTCACCCAGCTGGGCGGCGAGCAGGACGAGCGCACCTCACGCAACCGGTCCCGGGTCACCGAGGTCGACGCGAGCGCGGCGAAGCTCGGCCGGCCGATCGAGGTCGCCGCCGAGGTGACCTCGGCCGTGCCGACCACGGCCGGCATCGTGGCCGCGGGCGGCGCCGGTCTGCTGCGGGTGGCACCGGACGGCCGGCTCACCCGGCTGGCCGACACCGAAGGGACCGCCTTCCACGTGCGGGCCGACGGGGGCGACGGCGTGGTCTTCCTGGACCGCACGGGCCAGCAGGCCCGGGCGCGCCGGCTCGCCCCCGACGGCGGGGTGCGGACCCTGGCCACCGGCGCCGTCGGCCAGCTCGGCCTGGCGCCCGGCACCCGCGGCAGGGTGTTCTTGACCGGCAGGCCCAGCAGCGTCGCCAGCCTGCCGGCCGAGGTGACCCGGATCGCGGCCGACGCCCGCGCCGAGGTCTCCACGCTGGGCCGGGTCGCGATCAACCGGCTGTCGGCGATCAAAGCCGGCGACGGGGGCGACCCGGCCGCGGCGCGGCCCGTGCGGATCGAGGCGACGATGGTCGGCACCGGCGAGGCGGTCGCCTTCGGCGTGCAGCCCTCGACCGGCGACCAGCCGACGGGCTTCGCGGCGGGCACCACGAACAGTGGCGAGGCCGTGCACCCCGCGCTGGCCCAGCGGTCGACCCGGCCCGGCTGGTCGCCCGGCTCGCCGACCAACCCGGTCGACACCGACGCGTGGTGCTCGGTGCGCCGCAACGAGCCCAACAACCAGGCCATGCAGCCCAAGCCCCGACAGGTCGAGTGGGCCGTCGACCAGGCGATCACCAACACGCCGTACGCGGCCCGCGAAGCGAACTGGAAGAACCTCGGCATGCCGGCGTACTCGCCGCTGGACTACTTCCCGCGGATCGTCCTGCTCGGCGGCGGCCGCGTGCCGGCCCAGATCATGCTCGGCATCCTGGCCCAGGAGTCCAACCTGTGGCAGGCGTCGGGGATCGCGGTGCCGGGCGTGACGGCCAACCCGCTGATCGGCAACTTCTATGGGCGACCGATCTACGACGGCACCGAGACCAACGACTGGGACATCCACTGGGACAAGGCCGACTGCGGTTACGGCGTCGCCCAGGTGACCGACGGGATGCGGGCCGAGGGCTTCGAGAAGCCCAACGAGCGGGCGCTCGACTACGACCAGCAGCGGGCGGTGGCGCTCGACTTCGCGGCCAACGTCGCGGCCGGCGTGCGGATCCTGCAGAGCAAGTGGAACCAGACGCGCGGCGGTGGGCTAGTCATCGGCAACGGCGACCCGGCCCGGCTGGAGAACTGGTTCTTCGCCATCTGGGCGTACAACTCGGGCTTCTATCCGGACACCGGCGGCGGGCAGCCGTGGGGCGTGGGGTGGGCCAACAACCCCGTCAACCCGAAGTACCCGGCCGACCGCGACCCGTTCCTGGAGTTCACCTACGACGACGCGCGCCACCCGCAGGACTGGCCGTACCCGGAGAAGGTCCTGGGCTTCGCGGGCAACCCGCCGGACCTGCTGGAGGCGCCCGACACCTACGTCTCCGCCTACCGGCCGGCCTGGTGGACCTCGGATGCGAACAAGGCCGCCGTCAAGCCGCCGACGGACCTGTTCTGCAAGGCCAGCAACCAGTGCGACACCAATCTGAGGATCAAGCCGAACGCGCCCGACGTGGCCAACGAGCCGGCCGGACCGTGCGCACACCAGAACCTGGCCGGCCAGTACGACCTGCGGTGCTGGTGGAACCAACCGACGACCTGGAAGAACCCGGACCAGATGGGGTACGAGCTGCTCCGGTTCGATCCCGGGTACGCCTATCAGGCCGACGCCACGTCGTACGCGCCGCGGTGCTCGCCGAACCTCGGGCTGCCGGCCAACACGCTGGTCATCGACGACGTCGCCGACAACGTGCCGTCGGTGCGGCCCAACTGCCCGCGCGGCTTCACCAACTCGGGCTCGCTGACCTGGCAGTTCGGGGCCGACAACAACACCTATCCGGCGAAGGTGGACTTCCATCAGATCGGCGGCGGGTTGGCCGGGCACTTCTGGTTCGCGCACACCCGGCTGGACACGTCGGCCAACGCGAAGATGCACGTGACCGGCACGTGGCGGCTCAACCAGAGCCTGGTCAACACCTGGGCCCGGGTCCTGGTGCACATGCCCGACCAGGGCGCGCACACCCGGCAGGCGCTCTACAAGATCAACCTTGGCAGCAACGACATCAAGGAGCGCTACCTGCCACAACGCACGAGGGAACACCGCTGGGTGTCGCTCGGCGCGTTCAAGTTCACGGGCACGCCGTCGGTCGAGCTGTCGACGAAGACGCGCGACGGCACCGGCGAGGAGGACGTCGCCTGGGACGCGATCGCCTTCCAGAAGCTGCCGGGCAAGCCGCGCCACCAGGTCGTCGCGCTCGGCGACTCCTACACGTCGGGCGAGGGCGCGTCGAGCACCGACGGGGCGGACTACTACCGCGAGTCCGACTACAAGGTGCTCGAGTTCACGCCCGACGGCGACGTGACCAAGGCCAAGAACGTCTGCCACCGGTCGCGCAACGCCTGGCCCCGCCAGGGCAAGCTGTCCGACGACTCGAAGACGATCGGTCAGCGGGCCGACGAGTTCGACTTCAAGCTCGACTTCCACTTCGGCGCCTGCGCCTGGGCCGAGACCGAGTGGATGCTGCCCTACCATTCGGTGCCGGGCACGCCGGTCAACGCGTTCGGCGAACACGGCCGCGACAACTGGGGTGAGGTGCCGCAGCTCGACTCGGGCTTCCTCGACGACAACACGACCCTGGTCGTCTTCTCGATCGGCGGCAACGACGCGCGCTTCAGCCCGGTGTTCGAGCAGTGCATCTACGGCACGGTCCGGGTCTGTCAGAACTCCACGTTAGATGGTGACACGAAGAACATGGCCGACGCGGAGCACGAGCTGATCCAGGGCAAGGTCAAGGACTCGATCAAGATAGTCATCGACGAGGTGCACAAGAAGGCGCCGAACGCCAAGATCCTGCTGATGGGCTATCCGCGCCTGCTCGAGGCCCTGGGTTCGTGCATCCTCGGCATCGGCACCGAGGAGGCGCCGTGGCTCAACCAGATGGCTGACGAGATCGCCGGCATGATGGACGCGGCGGTCAACGAGATGCGGGCCGCGCCGAAGAACATCCCGGTCTGGTTCGCCAACCCGATCAGCGCGTTCGCCGGCAAGGCCATCTGCGGCAACCCGGAGTCGGTGCACGGCATCGTCACGCAGGCGGCCAAGGGCGAAGGCGGCTACTGGCCCGACTGGCTGCCGGTCGATTGGAACAGCTTCGGCGTGTCGCAACAGTCGTTCCACCCGAAGACCAGTGGGGCGGCCATCTACGGCCAGGTCTTCACCAACGCCGCGCAGTCGCAGCTGGGACTGTAG
- a CDS encoding BadF/BadG/BcrA/BcrD ATPase family protein, whose protein sequence is MSEPLVIGGDCGGTSTRVVVTTLDGAVVGRGRGGPGNPVARPPAETAATLVGAVREALGDLDPARVAGAVVGVAGYSRLATPDGAAAYASAWAGSGVPVALRTVGDAVVAYAAGGHDEPNGSVLIAGTGAIACEIVDWSVGRRVDGIGWLLGDEGSGFWFGVAAARHTAHALHAGASGALTSAVHAAVGGVGPEGFVSAFYALARDKMAGLAPLVFEAARAGDPAAEAIVADGADRLLATLSALRPGPGPIVLAGGLLTAVPELREAVRTRLRATLGRDALLAGDAAEAAARLAVLDLRA, encoded by the coding sequence GTGAGCGAGCCCCTCGTGATCGGTGGCGACTGCGGTGGCACCAGCACCCGCGTCGTCGTGACCACACTCGACGGCGCCGTGGTCGGCCGTGGTCGCGGCGGCCCGGGCAACCCGGTGGCCCGCCCGCCGGCCGAGACGGCCGCGACGCTGGTCGGCGCGGTCCGCGAGGCGCTCGGCGACCTCGACCCGGCGCGGGTAGCGGGCGCGGTGGTCGGCGTGGCGGGCTACAGCCGGCTGGCCACCCCGGACGGCGCGGCCGCCTACGCGTCGGCGTGGGCCGGGTCGGGCGTGCCCGTCGCGTTGCGCACGGTCGGCGACGCGGTGGTGGCCTACGCGGCCGGCGGCCACGACGAGCCGAACGGGTCGGTGCTGATAGCTGGTACTGGCGCCATCGCCTGCGAGATCGTCGACTGGTCGGTCGGCCGGCGGGTCGACGGCATCGGCTGGCTGCTCGGCGACGAGGGCTCCGGGTTCTGGTTCGGGGTGGCCGCGGCCCGGCACACCGCGCACGCCCTGCACGCCGGTGCGTCCGGTGCGCTGACCTCGGCCGTGCACGCGGCCGTCGGCGGCGTCGGCCCCGAGGGCTTCGTCAGTGCCTTCTACGCGCTGGCCCGCGACAAGATGGCCGGCCTGGCCCCGCTGGTCTTCGAGGCGGCCCGCGCCGGCGATCCCGCCGCCGAGGCGATCGTCGCCGACGGCGCCGACCGCCTGCTGGCGACGCTGTCGGCGCTGCGTCCCGGCCCCGGCCCGATCGTGCTGGCCGGCGGGCTGCTGACCGCGGTGCCCGAGCTGCGCGAGGCGGTCCGGACGCGGTTGCGGGCGACCCTCGGCCGCGACGCCCTGCTCGCGGGCGACGCCGCCGAGGCCGCCGCGAGGCTCGCGGTGCTCGACCTTCGGGCCTAA